TGCCTTGCGCGGTGCAGCCGGCTTCTTGACCGCTGCGGTATCTGTGGGGGTAGCTGCCTTAGCCATAATTCTTACCCTCTTTCCGTAACCTTAGAGCGCTTCCGCGCCCGAAATGATTTCAATGAGTTCCTTGGTGATCTGTGCCTGACGCTGACGGTTGTACGACAAGGTCAGCTTGTTGATCATCTCACCGGCATTGCGCGTGGCGTTGTCCATCGCGCTCATCTTGGCACCCATTTCACCGGCGACGTTTTCGAGCAGAGCCCGGAACACCTGAACCGAGATATTGCGCGGGATCAGATCACTCAGGATCTCACCCGCATCGGGCTCATATTCATAGACTGCGCCGGTATCGACCGGAGCGGCTTCCGGCTCTGCGGCCGGGATCAGCTGCAGTGCAGTCGGAACCTGCGAGATGACCGACTTGAACTCCGAATAGAACAGCGTGCAGACATCGAACTCACCCTTTTCAAAGAGCGAGATGACCTTCTTGCCGATCGCGTCAGCGTTCTCGAAGCCGATCTTCTTGACTTCGCGCAGATCGACGCGCTCGATGATCAGCGGCGCGAATTCGCGACGCAGGATATCGAAGCCCTTCTTGCCGACGCAGACGATCTTCACCGTCTTGCCCTGGGTCAGAAGCTTGCGGACATGATCACGCGCAAAACGCGCGATCTGGCTGTTGAAGCCGCCGCAAAGGCCGCGTTCTGCCGTGCAGACGACGAGAAGATGCGTCTGATCCTTGCCGGTGCCTGTCATCAGCAACGGGGCATCGGCGTCCCCGCCGACAGCCTGGGCGATGTTCGAGAGAACTGCACTCATCCGCTGCGAATAGGGCCGTGCGGCCTCGGCCGCCTCCTGGGCACGCCGAAGCTTCGCCGCGGCGACCATTTTCATCGCCTTGGTGATCTTCTGCGTCGCCTTGACGGAGGCGATCCTGTTTTTCAGATCCTTTAGTGAAGGCATCCGTTATCCGTCCTTATGGAACCCGATCAGGCGAAAGACTTGGCGAAGGCATCGAGAGCAGCCTTGAGCTTGCTCTTGGTGTCGTCGCTGATGGCCTTTTCCGTGCGGATGGTGTCGAGGATGCCCTTGCCTTCGGAGCGCATGTAAGACAGAAGCCCCTGCTCGAAAGCGCCAACCTTGTTGACGGCGATCTTGTCGAGGTAGCCGTTGACGCCTGCGAAGATCACAGCAACCTGCTCTTCCGTCTTCAGCGGCGAGAACTGCGGCTGCTTCAGGAGTTCGGTCAGGCGCGCACCGCGGTTCAGCAGGCGCTGCGTTGCAGCGTCAAGGTCCGAACCGAACTGGGCAAAGGCGGCCATTTCGCGATACTGGGCGAGCTCGCCCTTGATCGAGCCGGCAACCTGCTTCATCGCTTTGACCTGAGCGGCCGAACCCACGCGGGAAACCGACAGACCGACGTTCACAGCCGGGCGGATGCCCTGGTAGAACAGGTCGGTTTCAAGGAAGATCTGGCCGTCGGTGATCGAGATCACGTTGGTCGGGATGAACGCCGAAACGTCGTTACCCTGGGTTTCGATGACCGGCAGAGCCGTCAGCGAACCAGCACCCTTTTCGTCGGAGAGCTTTGCAGCGCGCTCGAGCAGGCGGGAATGCAGATAGAAAACGTCGCCCGGATAGGCTTCGCGGCCCGGAGGACGGCGCAGGAGGAGCGACATCTGGCGGTAGGCAACGGCCTGCTTGGAAAGGTCGTCGTAACCGATCAGCGCGTGCATGCCGTTGTCGCGGAAATATTCGCCCATGGCAGCGCCGGCGAACGGTGCAAGATACTGCATCGGAGCAGGATCAGACGCCGTCGCAGCAATGATGATCGAGTACTTCAGGGCGCCACGTTCTTCGAGAACCTTAACGAACTGGGCAACGGTCGAACGCTTCTGGCCGATAGCGACGTAGACGCAGAACAGCTTCTCAGCTTCCGGACCGTTGTCGTGAATGGCCTTCTGGTTCAGGATCGTGTCCAGAATGATGGCGGTCTTGCCGGTCTGGCGGTCGCCAATGACGAGCTCGCGCTGGCCACGGCCAACCGGGATCAGGGCGTCGATGGCCTTGAGGCCGGTCGACATCGGCTCATGAACCGACTTGCGCGGAATGATGCCAGGAGCCTTTACGTCGACGCGCGAACGGCGGGTCGCATTGATCGGGCCCTTGCCGTCGATCGGATTGCCGAGCGCGTCAACGACGCGGCCGAGCAGTTCGGGACCAACCGGAACGTCAACGATGGCGCCAGTCCGCTTGACGGTGTCGCCTTCCTTGATTTCACGGTCGGCGCCGAAAATAACGACACCGACGTTGTCGGCTTCAAGGTTCAGGGCCATGCCGCGAATTCCACCCGGGAATTCAACCATCTCACCTGCCTGGACATTGTCCAGACCGTAGACGCGGGCAATACCGTCACCGACGGACAACACCTGACCGACTTCGGAGACTTCTGCCTCCTGGCCGAAATTTTTGATCTGATCTTTGAGAATTGCGGAAATTTCCGCGGCGCGGATATCCATCAGCCGACCTCTTTCAGTGCAAGCTTAAGGCTCGAGAGCTTTGTGCGAAGGGAAGTGTCAATTTGGCGGGACCCGACCTTGACGATCAAACCACCGAGAATAGACGGATCAACAGTGACGTTGATCGCCACGTCTTTGCCGGTGACGCCTTTCAGCGCCGCCTTCAATTCTGTTTGCTGCGCTGCCGAGAGCGCATGGGCCGAAGTCACATCAGCAGACACTTCGCCGCGATGACGGGCGGCGACGACGCGATAGGACTTGACGATGCCGGGAACCGCGAAGAGGCGGCGATTGCGGGCAACGACCTTGAGGAAGTTTGCAACCAGACCGGAAATGCCGGCCTTTGCGATGATGGCAGAAATTGCCTTGAACTGGTCATCGGCAGAAAAGACCGGGCTGACGATCAGGCGCTTAAGATCGGCGCTCTCATCGATCATGGACTGGAAACGGTCCAGATCAGACCCTACGCTCTCCACGGAGCCTGCCTCGAGGGCAAGCTCAAACAGCGAAGACGCGTACCTTTCTGCAACACCGGAAATGAGCTCGGATGTATCTGCCACGGGTACAAGCTTCTCTCATTTTAATTCAAGAGCGATGTCTGCGGCGAGCCGTAAACCCAACACATTGAATTTGTTGCGATATTTGTCGGGTTCTTCAAGCCGGGCAGCTTGTTTCCCCCACAAGTCGCGGTTCGTCTAGCATAGGATATCTGGACTCGCAACACGCCAAGGCGACGAATGCGCGATAACTCGGCATCCTTGGGCCAAATTTTGCCAAAAATGAGGTTTGAAATGATGCAGTCGATTGCTGTGCTGCGACCGCGTGTCCCTCAGATCATCCCGAATACGTAAGCCAGCGGCAACGCCGCGAGCACCATCTGGATTGCGAGATAAATCCAGTTGAGAAGCGTATTGCCACCATCCGACAGCATGGAGAGAATGCGGCCGAAAGCCGCCAGCGCAAAGGCTGCACCCAGCGCCAGATAGACCATCGGCTGGGCGAGCAGCAGCGCCGCAAGACCGAGCCCCAATGGAAAGCCGCCCATGACCGAACGCGCTTCGGCATAACCGCCGCGGCGACCTTCGCGCAGATCAAGGCCAAGCGCGCGGAAGGCGACGCCGGGGGCGAAGAGGAAGATAAGACCGATCGCCGCAGTGGCAAGGGCAGCGCAGAACGCGAGGAACTCGCCGGTTTCCGTCGGGATATAGAATTCCATGGTCCGTATCCTCGCTCCATTTCAGCCATCCGACGCGAGCTTTATCCTAGGTCAAAAGAAAAGGGAATCGGGGACGAGGCCAGTTTCCCCGATCCGCTGTCTCGACCACGCCGAGACTTTCTGTGAGTGTCAGTTAGCTTCCTCGCTTGAGGA
This genomic stretch from Pararhizobium capsulatum DSM 1112 harbors:
- a CDS encoding F0F1 ATP synthase subunit gamma, producing MPSLKDLKNRIASVKATQKITKAMKMVAAAKLRRAQEAAEAARPYSQRMSAVLSNIAQAVGGDADAPLLMTGTGKDQTHLLVVCTAERGLCGGFNSQIARFARDHVRKLLTQGKTVKIVCVGKKGFDILRREFAPLIIERVDLREVKKIGFENADAIGKKVISLFEKGEFDVCTLFYSEFKSVISQVPTALQLIPAAEPEAAPVDTGAVYEYEPDAGEILSDLIPRNISVQVFRALLENVAGEMGAKMSAMDNATRNAGEMINKLTLSYNRQRQAQITKELIEIISGAEAL
- a CDS encoding AGROH133_08824 family phage infection protein codes for the protein MEFYIPTETGEFLAFCAALATAAIGLIFLFAPGVAFRALGLDLREGRRGGYAEARSVMGGFPLGLGLAALLLAQPMVYLALGAAFALAAFGRILSMLSDGGNTLLNWIYLAIQMVLAALPLAYVFGMI
- the atpA gene encoding F0F1 ATP synthase subunit alpha, which codes for MDIRAAEISAILKDQIKNFGQEAEVSEVGQVLSVGDGIARVYGLDNVQAGEMVEFPGGIRGMALNLEADNVGVVIFGADREIKEGDTVKRTGAIVDVPVGPELLGRVVDALGNPIDGKGPINATRRSRVDVKAPGIIPRKSVHEPMSTGLKAIDALIPVGRGQRELVIGDRQTGKTAIILDTILNQKAIHDNGPEAEKLFCVYVAIGQKRSTVAQFVKVLEERGALKYSIIIAATASDPAPMQYLAPFAGAAMGEYFRDNGMHALIGYDDLSKQAVAYRQMSLLLRRPPGREAYPGDVFYLHSRLLERAAKLSDEKGAGSLTALPVIETQGNDVSAFIPTNVISITDGQIFLETDLFYQGIRPAVNVGLSVSRVGSAAQVKAMKQVAGSIKGELAQYREMAAFAQFGSDLDAATQRLLNRGARLTELLKQPQFSPLKTEEQVAVIFAGVNGYLDKIAVNKVGAFEQGLLSYMRSEGKGILDTIRTEKAISDDTKSKLKAALDAFAKSFA
- a CDS encoding F0F1 ATP synthase subunit delta, with the protein product MADTSELISGVAERYASSLFELALEAGSVESVGSDLDRFQSMIDESADLKRLIVSPVFSADDQFKAISAIIAKAGISGLVANFLKVVARNRRLFAVPGIVKSYRVVAARHRGEVSADVTSAHALSAAQQTELKAALKGVTGKDVAINVTVDPSILGGLIVKVGSRQIDTSLRTKLSSLKLALKEVG